The Triticum aestivum cultivar Chinese Spring chromosome 5A, IWGSC CS RefSeq v2.1, whole genome shotgun sequence genomic sequence GCCAAGCCTCTGCTCTTCCTGCAGGTAGCTAGTGTTTCTTAACCGTATTTGTTTCGTTTTCACTTGTGATCTTTCTGTAGTTTATTTATGAGAATTATTACGGGCATTAGTATGCGAGGAGTATTACTTTGAGGTTTTGGATGCATTATTATTTGCTGGGTAAAACTATAGGCATTTTTTTGCCAGGTATTTGTTTTTGTATTTTCTTGTTGTGTACTAGCAGCATATAGTTACAATCATATTCACTCCAATTATAAGGTGTTGTCAAGTAAAATGAATAAATTATTTATTCATCAACACTATGACTTAGTGTAAAAAAACTTTGTCCATGACACTCGCATCAAAATACAAATGAAAGCATATATGTATGCTCCTATCTTACCATTTTAATTATAAAAATGAGTATATAAATATGAAGATGGATGACTTTAGTGGCCATCTTAATTATTTTCCTACCAGAGCATGTTACCATTCATGGTCTAACCCTATGTGTTGTATTTTGCAGGTGACACAACTCAAGTGTGGAGGATTTGTTATTGGGCTTCACATGTGCCATTGCATtgctgatggttttggtatcctccAATTTATCAAATCCATAGCCGATTTTGCATGTGGTGAACTCATCCCAACCACATTGCCCGTGTGGAAACGAGATACCTTCAGAGCACGTATGCCACCCTCCATCACACATGTCTACCCAGCATATAAAACGTTTATTCATGGGTTGGACTGCACGGGAGATGATGTGATGCTATTAACTTCGCCAGAAAGCATGGAAGTGCAATATTTATTTTTTGGGCCGAAAGAAATAGCAATATTAAGGAGCCACCTCTCAGAACATCTTTCCAAATCCACCACAACTTTTGAGTTGCTTACGACGGTTATGTGGCGGTGTCGCACATTGGCACTTGGTTATGGATCTAGTCAGAAAGTGCGTATCATGTTTACTTTAAATACACGTGGGAGAAGCATTAATGGTGAAAGTGTTGTCCCACGTGGTTACTATGGAAATGCACATTTTTCTCCCATGGTCGAGATCACCGTCAATGAGCTTGTTACAAAGCCCTTGGAACATGGACTTGAGCTGATACACAAAGTCAAGGTAGGCACCACAAATGATTGCATGAAGTCAATGGTTGATTTGATGGCATTATGGCGAGAGCGTTCACCTTTCGGTATGGACAGAACATATGAAGTTAGTGATACAAAGTGGGTTGGAGGCAATGCACTAAAATTTGGCAGGGCCGAGCTAGTTGCTGCTGGCACACCACATGCTGGTGACTTCACTTCAAAGTTGATTAGCTATCATACCAAGTGCAAGAATAAAGACGGTGAGGACTCAACCGTGGTATCAATCTTACTACCTAAGCTTGCAATGGTGAAGTTTATGGAGGAGATGGCAATTTGGTTGAAGAAGTAGGAAAGAAATAACACAATAAGTCAGACGGTGTTATATTTATGTGTTGTTTTACTTTTAGGGTCACCTAGTGTCTTGCTCCAAATATCCAGCAAAGTTGGTTGTGTGTTTCCATTAAATAATTAGGAAAATAGGCAACATCCAATTTGGCCATGCTCTTTATCTATATTGTCTCAATGGTTGTATTGTGAATTGTGATTTTCCTACTTTTATTAACAATTATACATAATAGTATTTATCTTCATTACATATATTACAGTTGACAAGTATAATGGTGTGTCTGGGGACATGTTGCCCCGGTCCGATTCTTTCAACGGCTATGGTTTTGCTTCTggcaaactactttggaggtccgtaaagctgtAGATCAGCGATGGAGTTGCATCGAGTTAGGGTGAAGAGGTGGTTTGTTTGCTTACCCTTTGGTGGCCACTTCGGTGGTGTCGAAGGAGAGTGACAGACGTTGGTATTTTGCATAGGATTTTCTATCTTTTCAGTCATGTAAGGTCGGTGCTTACATGCCTTGTAATTTGATCTTTATTCTATAAACGAGacatgtattaccatgcaaaaagaaAGTATAAATCCCGCCTTTTGGCCATAATTTTAATGTTTCCATGTGAAATGATTTATTTACATGAAAGGAGCATGGTTTGGAAATTTCGTTAAAACATGAAAGTAGAAATAAAAAACAATTATATGTGCAAGTCACACTTGGATgtcaaaataaaaaaggaaaacaagaagttcCATTGCCATCAATAGTGCTAGGTCATTCGTTGCCCTATAAGCGAAATGTAGCACCTTCATAGTTTTTCTTTGAAAATGTCTGGTATGCTCAAGTCGAACATTCAAAAGGACGGTGAGAAGCAGCTCACCAAATTTTGCATGTTATATGTTTTTCCGTCTCCTCCCACGAATCATCAAGATATCAATTATGAGGAGGGAAGCTCGTCTTGATTGCTTCTACTAAGCAGGCAAGTTTTTCTAGAGATATTTAGAAGGgtcattttttatataaatttagAAGGAGATAATTCTCcctaagtttttgaaaaaatgACATTCACTAGCAAAATGTTCGTGAGCTTTGAACTCCCTATTACAAAAGTGGGAAGCTTTATCATAATGTCGACCCTGAATTACAAATCCATCAACCATAAAGACTTCCTAACGGCTGGGATGCCATCCAAGACCAGTGCAATTGATGGTCCGGTTGTATCGATCAAGTCAACCATGTGCCACCAAGTGGTGTGCAAATCTCGGAGTATGGGCCTATCATCCAAGACCTTTTTAAGCAACGCAACAAAGAAGTACGGTCACAAGCCCTTCACATTGCACCATTACTATAAAGAACTTTGTGAAAATGAGAAGTGGATTAGGAGGAACTCCAAGACCACACTAAAGAGATCAAGGGGAGCATACCcgttgaggatgatgatgagggGGGATAAAAATGCCAACAAAAGACCAAATGGCAACAAGATTGCAaaagagaggaagaggagaggagcatgtGGTGGCACTTACGAAGTAGGGCTTGTGTCCATGATTGAGACCAAGAAAGCCTTGGCACCCGAACACAACAAAGAAAATGTGGCTAGATGGAATGAGCTCAAGTTGTTGGAGGACGAGAAATGGAGGTCAAAGTTGGCGGCTGAAGAGAGGAAGTTGAAGGTGAAGGAGCATAGGCTTGCACTCAAGGAGTACAAGCTTGTGAAAAAGAGAAGGCCGAAGAAGGTGCTATCATGTTCATAAAGCCAGTCACAATGGATTGCACGGTAAAAAAGTTTTGAGAGCTCACTAGCTCATTGAGAGATCTTGACCCAAACGGAGGTCTTTTTTTGGAATGATGGTGGTAGCCGTGTGGATGCTCGTGGTGGCTGTGGACATCGGGGTGGTGGCCGTGTGGATGGGGGTTGTGGCCATGGAGATGGTGATGGACAAGGatgagatggtggtggtggtgtaggTGGTGGTGGACTTGGAGGTAGTGATGATGAAGATTTGTGCATGTTGAATTTGAATCATTTGAATGATTAGTGAAATAACATGTTGTCTGGAATGTATGCGGCTAGGCTAAAAGAATTGAGGGAGGAAATATCTTCCTTCAAATATCAGGGATCGGTTAGGTTCGACCATCGATAGAGAAACAAAATTATCCTTCATTGAAGATACTTGACCGTATCCTCCTCTAAATTATAGGGGATCGATCAAAGATGCTCTAAGAACATACTTTTTTCGTTTCATATTAAGTGTCACTCAAACACATGTGTCTAGGTAAAAGAAATTAATTACTCTTGTTTAGTTTGATTTGATGAGCCGAAACAAGATGGCCTAGGTCAACATCACCGGGAGAGCGATGAGAAGACCGCGCAGTGGCCGGCGATGAACGGACCAAAGTTGGCGTGCTGTCGTGTACGCAGGCATCGCCGCGCCGGCACGACTTGATTCTCGAGAGCCCCGTACGAGAATCCAATCAGGTCAAACAACTTCACCTGCAGGTCGGCCGGCGCGACTTGATGATTCCCGTTCGTTCAAAGAGTTACGGCACTTCAACTCTGTACGCCCCGATCTACTCTTTCTTATCCTGCCATCCTTGAAccactcgccgtcgccgtcgctatCGCCACCGCCATGACTTCACCACTTCATCACCAGGTGAATGTGGCTATATATGCATGTATCCCCATCGCTCATGTCAAACAACAGCAACGAGTCGCCTTCCAGCCTTGCTGCCTCTCAAGTGCTAGCTACTCTCCCGCACACACTCAGCCGTGCCATGGTGACCTTCGCGGCGCGCCGGAGCGAGCCCGAGCTGGTGCGCCCGGCGCGGCCGACGCCGGCCGAAACCAAGGCCCTCTCCGACCTCGACGACCAGTGGTCGCTGCGGTTCTACGAGTCCATCGTCGGCTTCTTCCGCGGCCCGCCGGGAGAGAGCACCACGCCGGGCAAAGTGGCCAAGGGCATCAAGGCGGCCGTGGCGGGGGCTCTCGTGTACTACTACCCCATGGCCGGACGCCTGAGGAAGCTCCCCGACGGCAACAAGTTGGTGGTGGACTGCACGGGGGAAGGGGTGATGTTCGTGGAGGCCACAGCGGACATGCGGCTGGAGGACCTCGGGCAGCCGCTGGTGCCGCCGTACCCGTGTGtcgaggagttcttgggcgacGCCGGCAACACGAGAGATGTCATTGGCAAGCCTCTGCTCTTCCTGCAGGTAGCCAATCTTTCTTAACTGTACTTTGTTTCATTCTTTTCTATAGCTTATATGGGCGGTAATAAATCTTAGAATAATGGTACATCTACAAAGGTTTACTTAAAGATTTTATGTACAAACTGATGTGCAGGATTAGAATTGATAATAGAGGGATGAGGGCTCGGGCTCACCCCCACTTAAAAGGGCTTTGCCACATCTACGTACGTAGGTGTAGGATTATTGCACTTAACatcaggaaggggggggggggggggggggggggggaggaggagggtggAGATAGTTAGTTTGGAAGGTTAAGTAAACCTTTGTAATTGGTCTTCGTAGGTCTAGTATTATTATGGGTCTTTTTCACCGGGTACAAGTTTCCAGAAAGTGAAAAGGTTGCTAGGAAATTCCAACTTACCATGGAGGAAAAGAAGTTGCTAGCGAGCTAGCTAGGGAGGTTTTGTTCCTTACGTACGTTTTCCATTCTAGTACTAGTGCATTGTTCCCTGGTTTATGTAAACTTTTATCATTTTCAAATTATTAACTAATTATTTTATATTTATGTTATGTTTAGATATTTAGTGTTGTATCTAAACTTAATTAATGATTGTACATATAATTTGATGGTAGTTTGCAAATATGAACTGATTTTTGCTGTAGTGAAATGTTTGCAAATATGAACTAAGATGGATCTAATATTTATATTATTTGCTGAGATCACACAAAATCAAAACAATTTGCGTTTTGACACTCAAATCTGATCAGCACCAGTACAAATAGAAGGTGTACTAATATAGAAAAGGGGAATGGCTAGTATGTTATCACCTTAATCAATTAATTCCATTACTACTAGAATTTCTAATTATATGTCTTATTGGGATATCatgctaccattcatgacttcaccATATATACATCATTTGTTTTGCAGGTGACACAACTCAAATGTGGAGGATTTGTCATTGGGCTTCACATGTGTCATTGCATTGCTGATGGTTTTGGCACCCTCCAATTTATAAAATCTATAGCTGATTTCGCATGTGGTGAACTTATCCCAACCACTTTGCCCGTGTGGAAAAGAGATATTTTCACAGCACGCATCCCACCCTCCGTCTCACATGTCTATCCGGCTTATAAACCATTTCTTCTTGGGTTAGACTGCAGAGGAGATGATGTGATGCTATCAACTCCACCAGAAACTATGGAAATGCAATATGTATTCTTTGGACCAAAAGAGATAGATATTTTAAGAAGCCATATTTCAGGACATCTCTCCAAATCTACAACAACATTCGAACTGATTACTGCCGTCATGTGGCGATGCCGCACATTGGCATTAGGTTACGAATCTAATCAGAGAGTACGTGTCATGTTTGCTTTAAATGCACGTGGTAGAAGCATTAATGGGGAAAGCGTTGCCGTCCCACATGGTTACTATGGAAATGCACATTTCTCTCCCGTGGTTGAGGTCACAGTTGATGAGTTGTCTACAAAGCCGTTGGCTCATATACTTGAGCTAATGCGTAAAGTCAAGATGGACACCACGAAGGGTTGTGTGAAGTCAATGGTGGATTTGATGGCATTATGGAGAGAGTGGTCACCATTCTGCATGGACAGAACATACGAGGTTGGTGATACAAAGTGGGTTGGAGGCAATACCCTACAATTTGGGAAAGCTGAACTGGTTGCTGCTGGTACGCCACATGCAGGGGATTTCACTTCAAAGTTGATAAGCTATCATACAAAGTGCAAGAATCAAGACGGTGAAGACTCAATAGTGGTATCAATCTTATTGCCAAAATTGGCAATGGAGAAGTTCACAAAGGAGATGGCAATTTGGTTGAAGAAATAAAATGGATATGTAGAAAATATAATTAGTCTGTTTTACTTTGTAATTTTGTGAAGATTTAGCGTTAAGGTTGAAAAACATCGACCAAAAGTTGGTCGTGTACTACCATTAAACCACATAGGAAGGTAGACATCATACCACTTGTCGTATCATTGATGTATTGCCATATCATTGATGTATTGTCACATATGATAATTTTCATGTTTGTGCAAGAAAATATTAACTATAATGTTTATCTTTGGTACATTATTTCTTGAGACTCATGAGAAATGACTGAAAAGTTATTTTTCTCTATTTTGAGACCGCAAAACTGGTGAGGTACGCATGATTTGTTACGGACTTGCCCGGGTCATGCTTTTGTACCTAATACTCAATTCTACATACGCACTTCATGACACCTCAAATTTATTGGTTCTTAGTTAAAAAATGAAAGATCAAACAACACTATGCCACTTGCTTCTATAAGAAAAGTAATAGACAGTCAATGTAAATAAGTTAGCCTCGATCACCATACCGAATGAATGATGAATCATTCTACATAACATGTGTGATGAATCCGCTTTGTGGGATAATATGCACTTCTAGGCAAGCCAGACTTATTTATTTTTGCGACATATTTTAACGAATCTAGTAAATAAATAGCTAGTTTCACTGAAATATTTAGTTTGAACGCTAATAGGAGTGTCTTCGGTGTCACACATTATCCAGAATTAGAGCTAGCTAGCTAAAACATATATAATGGACTaagtgtgtgaaggaaatatgccctagaggcaataataaagttgttatttatatttccttatatcatgataaatatttgttattcatgctagaattatattaaccgaaaacttagtacatgtgtgaatacatagacaaaacagagtgtccctattatgcctctacttgattaggtcgttaatcaaagatgcttaagtttcctgacc encodes the following:
- the LOC123107488 gene encoding acyl transferase 1 translates to MVTFTARRSEPELVRPARPTPRETKALSDLDDQRSLRFYESIVGFFRSPPSESVKPGKVAKGIKAAVAAALVYYYPMAGRLRKLPEGNKLVVDCTGEGVMFVEAMADVRLEDLGQPLVPPYPCVEEFLGDAGDTRDVVAKPLLFLQVTQLKCGGFVIGLHMCHCIADGFGILQFIKSIADFACGELIPTTLPVWKRDTFRARMPPSITHVYPAYKTFIHGLDCTGDDVMLLTSPESMEVQYLFFGPKEIAILRSHLSEHLSKSTTTFELLTTVMWRCRTLALGYGSSQKVRIMFTLNTRGRSINGESVVPRGYYGNAHFSPMVEITVNELVTKPLEHGLELIHKVKVGTTNDCMKSMVDLMALWRERSPFGMDRTYEVSDTKWVGGNALKFGRAELVAAGTPHAGDFTSKLISYHTKCKNKDGEDSTVVSILLPKLAMVKFMEEMAIWLKK
- the LOC123107489 gene encoding acyl transferase 1-like: MVTFAARRSEPELVRPARPTPAETKALSDLDDQWSLRFYESIVGFFRGPPGESTTPGKVAKGIKAAVAGALVYYYPMAGRLRKLPDGNKLVVDCTGEGVMFVEATADMRLEDLGQPLVPPYPCVEEFLGDAGNTRDVIGKPLLFLQLIWAVINLRIMVTQLKCGGFVIGLHMCHCIADGFGTLQFIKSIADFACGELIPTTLPVWKRDIFTARIPPSVSHVYPAYKPFLLGLDCRGDDVMLSTPPETMEMQYVFFGPKEIDILRSHISGHLSKSTTTFELITAVMWRCRTLALGYESNQRVRVMFALNARGRSINGESVAVPHGYYGNAHFSPVVEVTVDELSTKPLAHILELMRKVKMDTTKGCVKSMVDLMALWREWSPFCMDRTYEVGDTKWVGGNTLQFGKAELVAAGTPHAGDFTSKLISYHTKCKNQDGEDSIVVSILLPKLAMEKFTKEMAIWLKK